AGCATTTGTTTAGAACATTAAGTgacttcaaatcatttattaGTCCACTTCAAGTTCAAAGCCTTCTTAAAAATACCAGCTTCCCTTCTAATTAGGAATAAATGACTTCAAATCCACCTCATAGTTACTGTCATGACGAGACTAATAGAGCATAATATCTAAGGcttcatgaaaaattctaatctaatggaaattaaaatgaataaaaaaactgTTACACCATTTTAACTGACCTGTGAAATAAACAAATGcagaaaagatatattcattgaGTCAATTGATATGATTTCAACTACAAACTAAAACTCAAAATTGAGGATCAACAGCATAGAATACTGGTTTGTGTTGGGTAGTGGCGGATCCTGATGAACAAGAAATTTAAGCATGGAGGGTACAGAAATCCCTTCAGCAGGAAATATTATGTCTTTATATCATGCTCATGCAATGGTTCTACCCTACGTCATTCCAAACATACGAGGGCACACCATCCTCAAAAGGCAGAAAGCTTGTAATGATAACATTGCAAATAGATGATTTGCAATTTACAATCAAAAAGTGGAGAGTTCATTCACAATTTATACGAGCAAAAAGTAGAGACAGTGAGTACCTTGAGAACCTGAAAGGACTTCTGCTTCTCAATACGAAAACTTCGTACTTTATCATGATCCACAAGATCAAAATATATGTCTCTGCCAATCTGCTCATGTAGGTCCCCATCACGAGCAACCTAGCATTGCCGGTGTAGTACATTCATTGAACGCAGCCAAGGCAAGGGACCACATTACAAGAAAATGCAATTTCTCCAGTAGACATTTACCTTTATGATGGTATATAGATGTGCCtcggctttttcttttctcttcttttccttctcttcttgctctttcttcAATCTTATCTGGAGACAAACCATATTTTGGCATCATTGGCATCATAACTATTAAGTTACCCCATTTTTAATAGATGGCAAACGCCTTACCCTAAGGTGCTCAGCAATGTCCTTCTCATCCACACTACAAACAATTTTGTCCTTGTCACTTTCACGTATATATACTAGCATATACGCATTTGAGTATTTTGTGAACTTGAATGGAGAACTGTTGAACCCAGGATTTGTTTGTGGTAACTGTTGAATGCAATAAGCGGAGCAGGAAGCTATCAAGAACAAAACAACAAGTAAATGAAGGGATCAAATAAATGTCCAGAATGAAATACCTCTTCCTCTCCCCCATATTGTTCCTCCAACGCCCTCTTAATATCTTCCTTTGTCACCCgttcatcatcaaacttgaacCTACATAAAGCAAACCTTGCCAAGTTATCAAAGGTAAAATATGCCAtctgaagaaaaataagaaagcaaataatCAATTACATGGTTGCACCATGCAGGTACGCGACTCGAGAGGCATAACCTTCAACATGTACATTAAGGAACCTCAAATAACAAAATTGCAGTTACATGATTGCCAAAATGAAGACAGAAACAAATAAAGTGCATATGGCTGCACATTCCATGTTTTGCCAATCAGAATACAACAATCTTTTTCCACACAGACGATCAGTAATAAAATGGTCATATTGACAACAGCAACTTAGAAGTTCAAAAACTGTGATGCATACCACTGGTCTGAGAGGGTTGGCCTAATGTAAGCATAATAGTGTCCCCCATGCACACCGCCACTGTGAACCAAAACACTGCCaccaatatatttataaaaaaaaaaattagctactGTTGTTGAATCATGATAACGCAAAGAGTAAGTAACACAAATGTTTTCTTCTATCTGTAAGTAGCTCAACCgaaagtaacaaaatatagTGTTTAGCATTGAGACACTAAAATGACGACTCATTGGccataatataatttattaatgaataaacaTGGCAAAAATCACAGCAAAAGGATAATCCTTAAACTAGGAATGtttactaaaatattttaaattattgatGCATCTAATTTGAGCGAATGAAAGATAATCAAGGAGAATCAACCATAGAAGTTTATTTCACTCGATAGGAATCTGTGAACAATGAAACACCTATCCACTCTTGAGCTTCATGTGTTCATTAAATCCTTTTAAATACATCAAATTAATATTCCACTGCTACAGAGAGCCTCGGATCCCAAACTGAATGGAGGATTATTGCTGAAAagagggaagaggaaagaatCTTCCTCTTGTGAAGCTAGATGAAGAATTGATGCTgtactaaataataaatcagccaagaaacagaaaaagctTTGTAagttttccttccttttcttttttttttttttttttttttttttttttggggggggtatTAGAAAATAGCTTCATAAGCATGTCACAATTAAACAGGAATTTTTCTTCAATCAGCAGAGTATGCTCGGATAATTCAACCAGGTATAGCATTTGATATCTTGTATAAAGTAGCTACAGATATTGCAAGCAGCCACCGACAAGGTAGCCTGAAACAAAATGTTAGTAATACCTGTGAAGTGTGTACAGGTTGCGGACACTCCGATCAGCCTCAGGTGACAAATACTTTCCATTCTCTCTATCGAGATCAAGTTGCAAAGGAAACTCATAACGATCATTTATCTGTTTATTGTCGAACATAAGAACCATCAGCTATCCACCACAGAGCTATAAACATGAGAATAGAGAGCTGCACGATTAAAGACCCTCCACTCGATATCCAATGGTCACTATGACCGGTCATAAAAAGCGAATAACTTGTCATACTTACTGTCAATCAATGAACACCGAGATAAAATTTAGATTCCAAAAAACAGGAGAAAGCCAATTGACCTCCATACAAGCTAAATATAAAAGCACATCAGATTCAACCTTCAATGATGATAAGCTTTTACAAGCAACCAGCTTTCCAACTTTCAAAATCACAATGCTGAATGGATCACTTCTAGACAGGAAATTTTCTTCCTCATTCAatcagattaaaaaaattttaaaaataaagtttcAGATTCTCTCATGTCAGAAAGGCCAGACACAATAGCTACAGCTGATACAGCAAGATTAAAGCTGAATGCTTCAGTCATTTCCCAATACTGGTGACTTCAACAGTGTGGCAAAAACAGAACGTTGAAGCTAAAAGCTATGCAAGTCAACCCAAAGCACGTCATGCTGCATACGAATGTAAAGCTGATCCCacataaacagaaaaattcTTCATATGAATATACACTTCATAAAAGTTGGATTTATGGGCCAGTGGAACTTTAAAAAATGTTCTAACCCGACTACTCTGAAATGGAAGATGTCTTTATGCAAAAAGAGACACTGAGCAAAATAAGATTTACTATTTGCTATCACCATAATTCCTAGAtttaaaaaaaccaaatcagcaatTCAGAAGTCATACTATTACTGTTCTTCTTGTCTTAATTTATTAATAGTTAGATATCACATTAGCTTTCTCCAACCTTAGGAAACCAAGGACAGATATCTCATTTTCCATGTCATTGACAATAGGGGCTAACTTCATGCAATCAATGGAATTAAATTTTTGAGTAACATGCAGAGTCCTGATTTGGACTCAACCATTCAGAACAGCCAAAATAAAAGCACGAAAAAGTCGCAAATGTGAAGCTTATTCACTATAGCCAAAGTATAAGTACAAGAATGTTGCACATGTGAAGCTTAAAATCTCCTTCGTAAAATTTAATGCTAGAAATGCATCTTCTTGACTCTCAACGCTTTTCATTGACAAGATAAGCCATACAAAATCTTGACTTAATCAGaattaatttcataaaattgtccaaaaaccTCTGAAATCTATTCCTGGTGGACTACCCTCATTATGAGGTAGTTActtcttatctttcttttgaTCAGTCTTGAATGAacccccaaaaaataaattttccccGGGCTGTGAGGACAATGACACACTTGATTAAAGGTGATTATCTGCATCTCTCAGTTAGTCGAAATGTAAACGCTCATTTACAATGGTCTACATCAATAACAGGTCCTGTCAATGATGTAGCATTTATATGACTTTTAAATTAGCCAGCACCCCCTAGGCACCGATTTCTGAATCTACATGGTTCACAAGAGAAAAGCATCAAACCAAGCTCTCTGCCTTATAGATTTCTGTCTGACATTCTTATCTAACAATACAATAAAAGATACACACAGCATCAGTCTTCGCTCAAGGCAACAAAAGTTTGAGGACTAACCTTAACCATAGTATCCCGCATAAAATCATACTCGAACCTTTTTAGCTGAAGTTGAAGAACAGGGGGGAAGTCTATAAATAGTACACCCTTCTTCGCATCCTGACAAATGTACAAGCAAGTATTCATGCAAATTCAAAGGTTACATATTTCATCACAACAATACTCATTCAGTCAAGCATAAGCAACATATTCCATAATCATGAGAACAGCTATTGCcaggtaaaaggaaaaataagagagGATGAAAGAGAAGTGATTCTCGACACCAGTCAAAACATATACAACTATCTAACAAATATCACTAACAAATAAAAACCACAAACGTGACCCTTTATTATTAATCATAAAAACCATCAGAAGGCTGCAACTATGATTGCTGCATGGAACTTCTAAGAAACTATACTCCGCTTCATTCATGCACAGTTTTTTATAAACAGgttaaaagaagatgaaaattgaagcaACCATAATTGATGCTGTCTCACCTGTAAACCATGTTGTTCGGCATGATATCGATTATCACCTTCAAGTCTCTCCACTTCCACGTACTTGTCAAAAGAAGCATATACATCTCGACAGCCTTTTACATCAAGCTGAAGATCTATTTTCACACAAGCAAATTgtattagggaaaaaaaaaaatcaaatgcccAGCGATAATTTTTGCAAGAACATCTTTTTGTGGCACGCTATATGTACTCTGATTTCTATATATAAATTTCTTTCCATTATCAAAATTCCCCATGTTTTCAGAGACTACGAGTTAAGAATACATACCGTAAAAGGACTCCTTCCTCGTTGATGTGTAGTCCACATTTATGCATTCAATATAGTTCATGTGGTGACCTTCAAACAGCTGCTGAATTGTACCCTCCACAACAGTTCCCTAAACAGATGAAAGGACAGGTCTGCATACTTGAAGCTAGGGACAAATATAGGCCGGTCCATCTTTataaaatgtaataaaaagGTCAGGAAATAccagaaaaaaattacaaattgaaaaaatccCATTCTCGGTTCTCACTACCAGTTCaaggagagaagggagagacTTTGACTTTTTTAAGCTTTTGCAAGGATAATAAAGATAGATTACTTAGTGAAATTTCATGCAGTTATTTCGTTTATTTTCCTCTGCCAAGAAACAAAAAGTTGCTTGCTATCATCTCTTCCTCCTTTCACTATTTCCTTTTGTCCTCTCTTGGGCCTTTTTACCCAGAACAGCAAATAAATAACAACAAACGCAAAGATTTTTCATACCAAAACTCATACCTTCATCTTGTCTTCGAGCTTTTCACAGAGAACCCGGTTAAGCTCTTGCACATCATGCTGCATGAATGAATCATAAGTGTCCCACCCAAAGGATTTCGTCAACTCTTTTGTCGCTACACTGGTATCACTATACTGGAGCTTATAGAATAAACTTTGCAAAGCAAGCGGTATGCTTCCTGAAGGCATATCATTCTCTGTCGTCGGCATATGATACACTGCCTGAAACCACAGGTCCAGATGAATATCTCCCAAATTATGATTTTAAAAGGAGATGAATGAGAGTGCATTTGCTACCTTTTTGAAGTAAGGTATATGATACAATGTCTGAAGAAGGGAATTCATGTAACAGGTAGCTCCTTGGTTCTTAAGACCAACATAACCAGTCTCCTTTTTAGAGTCATGTGACCAGTAATCGACTATTCTACGAACTTCGACATCAGCTTCAACAATACACGTGTCGTTCACCAGATAACCTCTGCTAGGATTATACAATTCACTAAGATGCATGAAGGAAGTAAAACCCCAATCGCTCTCCCGTGCATTGAACTGGTGCTGTGTCTCTGCAAAATCAAAAGACTGCAAAATGAAGCTCaagaatattttctcaattcaGAACAAGAACAATATGAGGACTCCAATATGAGAACCATGGAAAGACAATGCCACTTAACCTCAGCATTTAATGACATTTAGTACTGTTAAGCACAGCTTATGAGCACAAGATCCCCAATCACAGGTGTTACTTCGGGCAGAGGACTACTTATCAACTAACTCTTTAGCACAGACTGAATTAAATCAGATACTTAGTCCAAATACAGTGCAATTTTGGAATCCATAGGAATGCAAATCTAATAAATACGCagatgagaaaatgaaaaatccttTATTGCATCAAAGTGAAGCAcgagaactaaattggcaaaagaaaattactccaAAGGAAGTCAATGTAGCTAGTACCTTTTCTCACAGAGTATTTGTTGTGAATCTGATTAATAACAGTTAAGCTGAACTGCGCATATCTACTCCAAGCATATGGCAAGGCCGCCGAATCCGCAACATCCAGATATATTGACAAATGGTCCACATTATTCCCTTTTGGGAAAATAAGAATTCGCCTACCAAAtataagattaaataaaatCTTACAAACTAAAGAAACCGAAGTAACTGCTGATTGTTTAAAATAGAACTTCAAGGAAACTTGGAGAAAGCTAAATACCACTTGTATCCGCCAACATAAAAGATTTCAGAATAGAGCTTCTTGGTGTTAAGCCTTGAGAAGTTCTCTATAGTCCAAGTGAACCTCCCCGATGGGGGATCATCAGCAATTTGTGTTTCGACTGTACCTGCAGCATCTGCTTGAACTACAAAACCAACACCAAACATTAACGACGCAactccaaaaacaagaaataacgCACAATATACAACATGAAAATCTCAAGCCGATATGCCACTAAAAAGAGGACAACGCACTCAGCCTCCAAGAGCATTACAACTACATGTCACCATAAGCAAGTTCCAAACTTTACAAAACCACAAGCACAACAAGCGACAGACTAATCAAACCTTCTGCTCGCCACTCTTTCCTCAGATTTCTAGGCTAcccgaaaagaaaaatgaagcaTGTACGGAGCCACTCAATGCAGCTCCCAGAACTATAATTAGGAACACGAGTCCAGTATCCATATAATCAACCCTCCCGAAATGCTCCAAGCTCACTCGACGATCAAGCGAAACAAACACCGATCCGGCAATCCCTCGCTTTCCAGAAAACCTCATCCAAGCAGCTAGCCTCGAAAGCATGCAAATCCCTCGCCTCAATGCGCGGAGCGCAAACCGACCGGAAGAGGGAACAGAATTCCCACGCATTCACTGCGAACcgaaaccaaaacaaaaaaaaaacaaaaaaagaggagaaaaaaagaaaaagagacctGGAACGGTACCTTCCATGGGCTGAGGACCCTCGGTGAACTCGGTGTTCGGGACCAGCATCTCGTCGTCCTCCTGCTGCAAAAGAGACAAGCACCACACGAGAAGTGAAGCGTGAGACCACGGATCGGATTACGCGAGCCCTAGGCAAGCAGCGAGCAGCTAGAGGGAGGGCGTCGATCGCGAAGGGGAACGAATCGCGGGAGAGATCGAAGGGGGGCGAATTGGCAGTCGGGACCAGTGACGAAAtcggagaaggagagagagagagagagagggagggagggaggacgGCGATTACATCTAACGGCGGAGGAGTCATCAGAGTCATCGGTCggagggcagcggcggcgaTCGGGCGTCTCCGGAATCGCCGATCGGGCTGAATCTGGAGAGCGAAGAGAGGTGATGATGTACGGACCGAAGTATGatgaagagggaaagagagaagctCTGCAACGTAAATTACCTCATGGTATTTCACTgggcaatttcttttcctttcgatttttctttttttttcgggggGTCCATTTTTCCGTTTCTTGCCGTGATTCGCAATCTCGGCGAAGACTCGAGagctatttttcttcttctatcttttttccttttctttttatttcttcggAAAATTTGGAAATATTCGATAAATTTCGCAAAATGAGGGGAAACGATTAATTTCTCCCCCATAGGACTTATGTCGGCGGTTcatttccgaaaataatgtaCTTACTCGTCACGTCACGTACgaggaataaaaggaaaaaggttcttgacttggaattttttttcccaattaccTCATGTCCCTCTAAACATCTCATTATCAACTTGATATGATCCTTTGACAAATGCAACTCAACTAGttaaaaatgttatattttgaaCTAAATATTTGGGTAATTTGTAATTAAAATGTTTGCATAAAATCTATGAGATAGCAATCGACTTACTCGATTCTAAGAATGGATCCCCtcattggtattagagcaaaatATTATTCCGGAAgtttcaataaaatttattcaaattatgtGACGAAAGCGATTGTGGACACAATCACTCTAAAATCCAAGTAATGTGAGGTGCGATTCACTATTGTAGATACTTGGTATGAAATAAC
This Eucalyptus grandis isolate ANBG69807.140 chromosome 7, ASM1654582v1, whole genome shotgun sequence DNA region includes the following protein-coding sequences:
- the LOC104454073 gene encoding ubiquitin carboxyl-terminal hydrolase 13 isoform X2, coding for MTLMTPPPLDQEDDEMLVPNTEFTEGPQPMEVQADAAGTVETQIADDPPSGRFTWTIENFSRLNTKKLYSEIFYVGGYKWRILIFPKGNNVDHLSIYLDVADSAALPYAWSRYAQFSLTVINQIHNKYSVRKETQHQFNARESDWGFTSFMHLSELYNPSRGYLVNDTCIVEADVEVRRIVDYWSHDSKKETGYVGLKNQGATCYMNSLLQTLYHIPYFKKAVYHMPTTENDMPSGSIPLALQSLFYKLQYSDTSVATKELTKSFGWDTYDSFMQHDVQELNRVLCEKLEDKMKGTVVEGTIQQLFEGHHMNYIECINVDYTSTRKESFYDLQLDVKGCRDVYASFDKYVEVERLEGDNRYHAEQHGLQDAKKGVLFIDFPPVLQLQLKRFEYDFMRDTMVKINDRYEFPLQLDLDRENGKYLSPEADRSVRNLYTLHSVLVHSGGVHGGHYYAYIRPTLSDQWFKFDDERVTKEDIKRALEEQYGGEEELPQTNPGFNSSPFKFTKYSNAYMLVYIRESDKDKIVCSVDEKDIAEHLRIRLKKEQEEKEKKRKEKAEAHLYTIIKVARDGDLHEQIGRDIYFDLVDHDKVRSFRIEKQKSFQVLKAEVFKEFGIPIECQRFWLWAKRQNHTYRPNRPLLPQEEGQSVGQLREVSNKQSAELKLFLEVELGQDLGPVPLLEKLKEEILLFFKLYDPLKEELRYVGRLFVKVNSKPAEILAKLNEMAGFSPDEEIDLFEEIKFEPNVMCEHVDKKLTFRASQLEDGDIVCYQKSKASSAEQYRYPDVPAFMEYVHNRQVVRFRSLEKPKEDEFSLELSKLHNYDDVVERVAHHLSLNDPSKIRLTPHNCYSQQPKPQPIKYRGAEHLCDMLVHYNQTSDILYYEVLDIPLPELQGLKTLKVAFHHATKDEVVIHSIRLPKQCTVGDVINDLKTKVDLSHPSAELRLLEVFYHKIYKIFPLNEKIENINDQYWTLRAEEIPEEEKNLGPHDRLIHVYHFMKDTTQNQVQNFGEPFFLVIHEGETLSDIKVRIQKKLQVPDEEFAKWRFAFLSLGRPEYLEDTDVLSTRFQRRDVYGAWEQYLGLEHTDNAPKRSYAVNQNRHTFEKPVRIYN
- the LOC104454073 gene encoding ubiquitin carboxyl-terminal hydrolase 12 isoform X1, translated to MTLMTPPPLDQEDDEMLVPNTEFTEGPQPMEGTVPVQADAAGTVETQIADDPPSGRFTWTIENFSRLNTKKLYSEIFYVGGYKWRILIFPKGNNVDHLSIYLDVADSAALPYAWSRYAQFSLTVINQIHNKYSVRKETQHQFNARESDWGFTSFMHLSELYNPSRGYLVNDTCIVEADVEVRRIVDYWSHDSKKETGYVGLKNQGATCYMNSLLQTLYHIPYFKKAVYHMPTTENDMPSGSIPLALQSLFYKLQYSDTSVATKELTKSFGWDTYDSFMQHDVQELNRVLCEKLEDKMKGTVVEGTIQQLFEGHHMNYIECINVDYTSTRKESFYDLQLDVKGCRDVYASFDKYVEVERLEGDNRYHAEQHGLQDAKKGVLFIDFPPVLQLQLKRFEYDFMRDTMVKINDRYEFPLQLDLDRENGKYLSPEADRSVRNLYTLHSVLVHSGGVHGGHYYAYIRPTLSDQWFKFDDERVTKEDIKRALEEQYGGEEELPQTNPGFNSSPFKFTKYSNAYMLVYIRESDKDKIVCSVDEKDIAEHLRIRLKKEQEEKEKKRKEKAEAHLYTIIKVARDGDLHEQIGRDIYFDLVDHDKVRSFRIEKQKSFQVLKAEVFKEFGIPIECQRFWLWAKRQNHTYRPNRPLLPQEEGQSVGQLREVSNKQSAELKLFLEVELGQDLGPVPLLEKLKEEILLFFKLYDPLKEELRYVGRLFVKVNSKPAEILAKLNEMAGFSPDEEIDLFEEIKFEPNVMCEHVDKKLTFRASQLEDGDIVCYQKSKASSAEQYRYPDVPAFMEYVHNRQVVRFRSLEKPKEDEFSLELSKLHNYDDVVERVAHHLSLNDPSKIRLTPHNCYSQQPKPQPIKYRGAEHLCDMLVHYNQTSDILYYEVLDIPLPELQGLKTLKVAFHHATKDEVVIHSIRLPKQCTVGDVINDLKTKVDLSHPSAELRLLEVFYHKIYKIFPLNEKIENINDQYWTLRAEEIPEEEKNLGPHDRLIHVYHFMKDTTQNQVQNFGEPFFLVIHEGETLSDIKVRIQKKLQVPDEEFAKWRFAFLSLGRPEYLEDTDVLSTRFQRRDVYGAWEQYLGLEHTDNAPKRSYAVNQNRHTFEKPVRIYN
- the LOC104454073 gene encoding ubiquitin carboxyl-terminal hydrolase 12 isoform X3, whose product is MTLMTPPPLDQEDDEMLVPNTEFTEGPQPMEGTVPVQADAAGTVETQIADDPPSGRFTWTIENFSRLNTKKLYSEIFYVGGYKWRILIFPKGNNVDHLSIYLDVADSAALPYAWSRYAQFSLTVINQIHNKYSVRKETQHQFNARESDWGFTSFMHLSELYNPSRGYLVNDTCIVEADVEVRRIVDYWSHDSKKETGYVGLKNQGATCYMNSLLQTLYHIPYFKKAVYHMPTTENDMPSGSIPLALQSLFYKLQYSDTSVATKELTKSFGWDTYDSFMQHDVQELNRVLCEKLEDKMKGTVVEGTIQQLFEGHHMNYIECINVDYTSTRKESFYDLQLDVKGCRDVYASFDKYVEVERLEGDNRYHAEQHGLQDAKKGVLFIDFPPVLQLQLKRFEYDFMRDTMVKINDRYEFPLQLDLDRENGKYLSPEADRSVRNLYTLHSVLVHSGGVHGGHYYAYIRPTLSDQWFKFDDERVTKEDIKRALEEQYGGEEEIRLKKEQEEKEKKRKEKAEAHLYTIIKVARDGDLHEQIGRDIYFDLVDHDKVRSFRIEKQKSFQVLKAEVFKEFGIPIECQRFWLWAKRQNHTYRPNRPLLPQEEGQSVGQLREVSNKQSAELKLFLEVELGQDLGPVPLLEKLKEEILLFFKLYDPLKEELRYVGRLFVKVNSKPAEILAKLNEMAGFSPDEEIDLFEEIKFEPNVMCEHVDKKLTFRASQLEDGDIVCYQKSKASSAEQYRYPDVPAFMEYVHNRQVVRFRSLEKPKEDEFSLELSKLHNYDDVVERVAHHLSLNDPSKIRLTPHNCYSQQPKPQPIKYRGAEHLCDMLVHYNQTSDILYYEVLDIPLPELQGLKTLKVAFHHATKDEVVIHSIRLPKQCTVGDVINDLKTKVDLSHPSAELRLLEVFYHKIYKIFPLNEKIENINDQYWTLRAEEIPEEEKNLGPHDRLIHVYHFMKDTTQNQVQNFGEPFFLVIHEGETLSDIKVRIQKKLQVPDEEFAKWRFAFLSLGRPEYLEDTDVLSTRFQRRDVYGAWEQYLGLEHTDNAPKRSYAVNQNRHTFEKPVRIYN